From the Xyrauchen texanus isolate HMW12.3.18 chromosome 49, RBS_HiC_50CHRs, whole genome shotgun sequence genome, one window contains:
- the LOC127640631 gene encoding G2 and S phase-expressed protein 1-like: MASFTHSDFVSLAEEKFDFDVSLSPASSKGDDNVEDEVFLGPVGHEEKCISHGVEIHMKDSLSSGPSLGEEPSWSPLTGDKFEEICKEAHLLANHLEQTITDSVVETSVVSLSQADDTETFEEDTTTKLGMFNKPAVVLSPIKRETFLVQDSPMKQLPPAIQKRMLKASGAPGFGKPCLSTSSPVRPAVIHPASRGKTLVAISEVLPSKPTAQGSSRLSTTTKLPPAMKTRLAPSSKGNFGLKRSPSSRNTSRAGSSEDLLSDNTSVASDVSNSSFNASLPSRSIIPSRSKTELRAPSALKAPSLQNSRVMDRRRNTSSSSSSVSSINSSLTISPGGKAKLNSSLNSSTNSISSRSHSNVSRLPSSSRKSSVVSRNPEPAVSKKTSISSQGQRCSELLSRPVKATPIKKVDPGPCTRHQTPASNTVEKTSFTSNIPAVAAKTALRGNPKLNAPVVPTPINYLKGVHRSEVSSSPDAPRIMKPKRLLSACSMESIPDNIAGPVPMGLLTPSALGSKRRRLSALPTPASCRISGIPAFTPKRVSRLSKPDQNTDHASISNQEATHPSPRNLKESENHEGEQATMSGEETCSSADLQPCSLVFNLKDETEGPPACEPTVVKNPSESSSCDPEPSQISMDPSTLPNPVDNKDDHLQKNTETKDVKEVLLVDVPAPTQQPVEKSLIDLCNTPDLIKISSTKPWGGQLIDLNSPLIKWSPEDKKDTENAPPLIDLSF, translated from the exons ATGGCATCGTTCACCCACAGTG ATTTTGTTTCACTGGCTGAGGAGAAATTTGACTTCGATGTTTCACTGTCACCAGCAAG CTCCAAAGGAGACGACAATGTTGAGGACGAAGTCTTCCTGGGTCCAGTTGGTCATGAAGAGAAATGCATTTCCCATGGAGTCGAGATTCACATGAAAGACAGTTTGAGCAGTGGGCcttctctgggagaggagcccaGCTGGAGTCCCCTCACAGGAGATAAATTTGAAGAAATCTGCAAAGAGGCTCATCTACTTGCCAACCACCTTGAGCAAACCATCACTGACTCTGTTGTAGAGACCAGTGTGGTTTCCTTGAGCCAAGCTGATGACACTGAGACATTTGAGGAGGACACCACAACCAAACTCGGCATGTTCAACAAACCAGCTGTGGTTCTCAGTCCCATTAAAAGAGAGACTTTTCTTGTGCAGGACAGTCCGATGAAGCAGCTTCCACCTGCCATTCAGAAACGTATGCTGAAGGCTAGCGGGGCACCCGGGTTTGGAAAGCCATGCCTCAGCACGTCAAGTCCAGTCAGACCTGCTGTGATACACCCAGCTAGTAGAGGCAAAACCCTTGTGGCCATTAGTGAGGTGTTACCGAGCAAGCCCACAGCCCAAGGAAGTTCACGACTTTCCACCACCACAAAACTACCCCCTGCAATGAAGACTAGACTTGCTCCTTCCAGCAAA ggtaATTTTGGGCTGAAACGCAGTCCCAGCAGCAGAAACACAAGTAGAGCAGGTTCTTCTGAGGATCTTCTATCTGATAACACCAGTGTTGCTTCTGATGTCAGCAATTCTTCATTTAATGCTAGTTTGCCTAGCAGAAGCATCATTCCTTCTCGGAGCAAG ACCGAATTGCGAGCTCCGTCTGCACTTAAAGCTCCATCACTTCAGAACTCAAGAGTCATGGACAGGAGGAGAAACActtcatcctcttcctcctccgTGTCTAGCATCAACTCTAGTCTAACTATCTCTCCAGGAGGCAAAG CCAAACTCAATTCATCTCTGAACTCCAGCACAAACAGCATCAGTAGTCGTTCGCACAGCAATGTGAGTCGGTTGCCCAGTTCCAGCCGCAAATCCTCTGTTGTTAGCAGAAACCCAGAGCCCGCCGTCAGTAAGAAAACCTCCATCTCCTCACAGGGGCAGAGGTGCTCAGAACTTCTATCCAGACCTGTCAAAGCCACACCAATTAAAAAAGTGGATCCAGGGCCTTGTACTCGGCACCAGACTCCAGCAAGTAATACTGTAGAAAAGACCTCTTTTACATCCAACATTCCTGCAGTTGCTGCAAAGACTGCTCTTAGGGGCAACCCTAAACTCAATGCTCCAGTGGTGCCAACACCCATAAACTACCTGAAGGGTGTGCACAGATCAGAGG tttcCTCTTCGCCTGATGCTCCTCGTATCATGAAGCCAAAGAGATTATTGTCTGCGTGCAGCATGGAGAG TATTCCAGATAATATAGCTGGTCCTGTCCCAATGGGCCTCCTGACCCCATCGGCTTTGGGAAGTAAACGGCGGAGGCTCTCTGCTCTTCCCACCCCAGCCAGCTGCCGTATCTCTGGCATCCCTGCGTTCACGCCCAAGAGAGTGTCACGCCTCAGCAAGCCTGACCAGAACACAGACCATGCATCAATCTCTAACCAAGAGGCCACTCATCCAAG TCCAAGGAACCTTAAGGAGAGTGAGAATCATGAAGGTGAGCAAGCCACCATGTCTGGTGAGGAGACCTGCTCTTCCGCTGATCTCCAGCCCTGTTCTCTGGTCTTCAATCTGAAGGATGAGACTGAAGGACCTCCTGCCTGTGAGCCAACAGTTGTGAAGAATCCCTCAGAATCTTCCTCATGTGATCCAGAGCCTTCACAGATCAGCATGGATCCTTCAACACTCCCAAATCCAGTGGACAACAAAGACGACCACCTGCAAAAGAATACAGAGACAAAAGATGTTAAAGAG GTTTTGTTAGTGGACGTTCCTGCTCCTACACAACAGCCTGTGGAAAAGTCACTCATTGATCTCTGCAATACACCGGACCTGATTAAAATCTCCTCTACAAAGCCCTGGGGAGGACAG ttaaTTGACCTGAACTCACCTCTTATCAAGTGGAGTCCAGAGGACAAGAAAGATACTGAGAATGCGCCGCCACTGATTGACTTGTCTTTTTAG